From the Daphnia magna isolate NIES linkage group LG3, ASM2063170v1.1, whole genome shotgun sequence genome, one window contains:
- the LOC116934666 gene encoding uncharacterized protein LOC116934666, protein MAPAIKEKAWPSFQIETLVDEYIARKGVILGALRPGITKEQKKKAWTEIVEAIELACPDEPIHDVKDTKKKFGNIKAIANAKIAEYNRSLSETGGGPEVILKPLHIKMLNELYGKTNAALAGNSITGGVQSETAINNPTQELGRSNNEKDAPSIHDYEPLPFCSNNEHVEIESNIDRDDPELEIAMTIFNRKSFEEFGNDEDDYEANPASSRSESSTELIHKSHSPSLLKRPSTSLGITTVGFLSNKPKESSPTCSLRETVNRSKRLLCEKSDLSSSKRLLRDRFDVLNSIMTASKIRDDPMRDDEIPKDLYDIMYGKTKDAI, encoded by the exons GGTGTTATTCTTGGTGCCTTGAGGCCGGGCATTAccaaggaacaaaaaaaaaaggcttggACAGAAATTGTGGAAGCCATAGAACTAGCCTGTCCTGATGAACCAATTCATGATGTTAAAGACACGAAGAAGAAATTTGGTAACATCAAAGCAATAGCAAATGCCAAGATTGCTGAGTATAATCGTAGTTTGAGTGAGACAG GAGGTGGCCCAGAAGTAATTCTTAAACCGTTGCATATTAAAATGCTGAATGAACTCTATGGAAAAACCAATGCTGCCCTTGCAGGCAACTCTATTACA GGAGGGGTGCAGTCTGAAACTGCTATCAATAACCCAACTCAAGAGCTTGGAAGATCCAACAATGAAAAGGATGCGCCGAGTATTCACGATTATGAGCCCCTTCCTTTCTGCTCTAATAATGAACACGTAGAGATTGAATCAAACATAGATCGTGATGATCCCGAATTAGAAATAGCTATGACAATCTTCAATCGCAAATCTTTCGAAGAGTTCGGAAATGACGAAGATGATTACGAAGCCAATCCAGCATCCAGTCGTTCCGAGTCGTCAACGGAACTTATTCATAAAAGTCATTCACCATCATTACTTAAACGTCCTTCTACGTCTTTAGGCATCACAACTGTTGGTTTCTTGTCAAACAAACCGAAAGAAAGTTCCCCTACTTGTAGTTTACGTGAGACAGTTAATCGTTCTAAACGTCTACTATGCGAAAAATCTGATTTGTCATCATCAAAACGTCTTCTTCGTGATAGATTTGACGTTCTTAATTCCATCAtgacagcatctaaaataagggATGACCCCATGAGAGACGATGAAATCCCCAAAGATCTCTACGATATCATGTATGGAAAGACTAAAGATGCAATCTAA